The Janthinobacterium lividum genome has a window encoding:
- a CDS encoding DinB family protein: MNNLLARYVTGQAYNNAWANHRLLKACGQLTQAEFQATRVSFFPTIQFTLNHILTCDWFYLDAVERELRGEAPHPDCYVFFEQDEPYTDCAALHAAQRASDLRLIAHCRGLCDADLARPVTILRDTPQVDTRQRMLAHLFQHQTHHRGQVHAMLAGTRIAPPQLDEFYCAGEAGERAQDFLELSWTEDDVWGPR; this comes from the coding sequence ATGAACAATCTGCTGGCCCGTTACGTCACCGGCCAGGCGTACAACAACGCCTGGGCCAACCACCGCTTGCTGAAAGCTTGCGGGCAGCTGACCCAGGCCGAGTTCCAGGCCACGCGCGTCAGCTTTTTCCCCACCATCCAGTTCACCCTGAACCACATCCTCACCTGCGACTGGTTTTATCTCGACGCGGTCGAGCGCGAACTGCGCGGCGAAGCGCCACATCCAGATTGCTATGTCTTTTTTGAACAGGACGAACCGTACACCGATTGCGCGGCCCTGCACGCGGCGCAGCGCGCCTCGGACCTGCGCCTGATCGCCCATTGCCGCGGCCTGTGCGATGCGGACCTGGCGCGGCCCGTGACGATCCTGCGCGACACGCCGCAAGTCGACACGCGCCAGCGCATGCTGGCGCATTTGTTCCAGCACCAGACCCACCACCGGGGGCAAGTACACGCCATGCTGGCCGGCACGCGCATCGCGCCGCCCCAGCTCGACGAGTTCTATTGCGCCGGCGAAGCTGGCGAACGGGCGCAGGATTTCCTGGAACTGAGCTGGACGGAAGATGACGTCTGGGGCCCGCGCTAA
- a CDS encoding oleate hydratase — protein sequence MHSHSGKNMRNTDKKAYLVGGGIGSLAAAAFMIRDGGMQGSNITIFEASPVTGGSLDGGGNAEDGYTLRGGRMLTTDNYECTWDLFKSIPSLEHAGQSVYDETIAFNERHIPHSRARLVDRNRFKVDVSSMGFSMQDRLELLKLTEADEDTLGSSAITDWLSPEFFDTKFWYMWATTFAFQPWHSAVEFKRYLHRFMMEFSRIETLAGVKRTVYNQYDSLVRPLVAWLQAQGVNLIMDCTVTDIEVQESGGRLSATALHCQRRGLSDMIPVAAGDLVFFQNASMTDASSYGSMHRAPAKRTKNDSHGWRLWEKLAEGRPELGRPAAFNSSIPESYWASYTVTLKDSAFFDRMEQFTGNSAGTGGLVTFKDSNWFMSIVLAHQPHFAGQPAGVQVFWGYALHPDRIGNFVAKPMSDCSGEDILRELCGHLNFDLDIMATANCIPCRMPYITSMFMPRAKSDRPLPVPANSVNLAFVSQFVEIADDVVFTVEYSVRAAQTAVYQLLGVQREVPAIHAHDKSLKVKLDAVIKAFK from the coding sequence ATGCACTCACACTCAGGAAAAAACATGCGCAATACAGACAAAAAGGCCTACCTCGTCGGCGGCGGCATCGGCTCGCTGGCAGCCGCCGCCTTCATGATACGCGACGGCGGCATGCAAGGCAGCAACATCACCATCTTCGAAGCGTCGCCCGTGACCGGGGGCAGCCTCGATGGCGGCGGCAATGCCGAAGATGGCTATACCCTGCGCGGCGGGCGCATGCTGACCACGGACAATTACGAGTGCACCTGGGACTTGTTCAAGAGCATCCCCTCACTCGAACATGCGGGCCAGAGCGTCTACGACGAAACCATCGCCTTCAATGAACGGCACATTCCCCACTCGCGCGCGCGACTGGTCGACCGCAACCGTTTCAAGGTCGATGTCAGCAGCATGGGCTTTTCCATGCAGGACAGGCTGGAATTGCTGAAGCTGACGGAAGCCGACGAAGACACCTTGGGCAGCAGCGCCATCACGGACTGGCTCTCGCCCGAATTCTTCGACACCAAGTTCTGGTACATGTGGGCCACCACGTTCGCCTTCCAGCCCTGGCATAGCGCCGTCGAGTTCAAGCGCTACCTGCACCGCTTCATGATGGAGTTTTCGCGCATCGAAACCCTGGCCGGCGTCAAGCGCACCGTCTACAACCAGTACGATTCGCTGGTGCGTCCCCTGGTCGCGTGGCTGCAGGCGCAAGGCGTCAACCTCATCATGGATTGCACGGTGACCGATATCGAGGTGCAGGAATCCGGTGGCCGCCTGAGCGCCACCGCCCTGCACTGCCAGCGCCGCGGCCTGAGCGATATGATCCCCGTCGCCGCGGGCGACCTGGTCTTTTTCCAGAATGCCTCGATGACGGATGCCTCCAGCTATGGCAGCATGCACCGCGCGCCGGCCAAGCGCACGAAGAACGACAGCCATGGCTGGCGCCTGTGGGAAAAGCTGGCCGAGGGCCGGCCGGAACTGGGACGCCCCGCCGCCTTCAACAGCAGCATCCCCGAATCGTACTGGGCGTCGTACACGGTCACCTTGAAGGACAGCGCCTTCTTTGACAGGATGGAGCAATTCACGGGCAACAGCGCGGGCACGGGCGGCCTCGTCACCTTCAAGGACAGCAACTGGTTCATGTCCATCGTGCTGGCGCACCAGCCCCATTTCGCCGGCCAGCCCGCAGGCGTGCAAGTATTCTGGGGCTATGCGCTGCACCCTGACCGCATCGGCAACTTCGTCGCCAAGCCCATGTCCGACTGCAGCGGCGAAGACATCCTGCGCGAACTGTGCGGCCATCTGAACTTCGACCTCGACATCATGGCCACGGCCAACTGCATACCCTGCCGCATGCCGTACATCACCAGCATGTTCATGCCCCGCGCGAAGAGCGACCGCCCGTTGCCCGTGCCGGCCAACTCCGTCAACCTGGCCTTCGTCAGCCAGTTCGTGGAAATCGCCGACGATGTCGTCTTCACCGTCGAATACTCGGTGCGTGCGGCGCAGACGGCCGTCTACCAGCTGCTCGGCGTACAGCGCGAAGTGCCGGCCATCCACGCGCACGACAAATCGCTGAAGGTCAAGCTGGACGCCGTCATCAAGGCCTTCAAATAG
- a CDS encoding ABC transporter ATP-binding protein, with translation MLEISKLRAGYGAINVLWDMSLSIQKGKLTTIIGPNGAGKTTLLRAIMGLLPVGAGSIALDGVAINGTPTWKMSDARVTMIPEGRMTFRDMSVEENLIMGAFPKEHRSHMPARLAEAYAMFPRLQERRKQLAGSLSGGEAQMLAMARGLMSDPSLLIIDEPSLGLAPLVVNELFEILARLNDGRRTIILVEQNTARAVGVADHVYLMQSGKVALSQTASEVDLDHLHALYFAR, from the coding sequence ATGCTTGAGATAAGTAAGCTTCGCGCCGGCTATGGCGCCATCAATGTGCTGTGGGATATGTCGCTCTCGATCCAGAAGGGCAAGCTGACCACCATCATCGGCCCGAACGGGGCCGGCAAGACCACCCTGCTGCGCGCCATCATGGGTTTGCTGCCCGTGGGCGCGGGCAGCATCGCGCTCGATGGCGTGGCCATCAACGGCACGCCCACCTGGAAGATGAGCGACGCGAGGGTCACGATGATACCCGAGGGGCGCATGACGTTTCGCGACATGAGCGTGGAAGAAAACCTGATCATGGGCGCCTTCCCGAAAGAGCACCGCAGCCACATGCCGGCGCGCCTGGCCGAAGCCTATGCCATGTTCCCGCGCCTGCAGGAGCGGCGCAAGCAGCTGGCCGGATCACTCTCCGGCGGCGAGGCGCAGATGCTGGCGATGGCGCGGGGCTTGATGTCGGACCCGTCGCTGCTGATCATCGACGAACCGTCGCTGGGCCTGGCGCCGCTGGTGGTCAACGAGCTGTTCGAGATCCTCGCGCGCCTGAACGACGGCCGGCGCACCATCATCCTCGTCGAGCAGAACACGGCGCGCGCCGTGGGCGTGGCCGATCACGTCTACCTGATGCAAAGCGGCAAAGTGGCGCTGTCGCAAACGGCTTCCGAGGTCGACCTCGATCACCTGCACGCACTCTATTTTGCGCGCTGA
- a CDS encoding branched-chain amino acid ABC transporter permease: MKRSTLISTAGLLLAAYIAVPLALGGNQYVMSMVVAALIIGGVAMSWALLGNLGGMVSFGHAAFFGVGAYVSALTTVKLGLPVFAAMLLGGAGAAIAAVIMLPVLRLRGPYFALAILAYAHIFRILATEWSSVTGGAGGINNIPTLPTVFGFDLASKTGAYLVVLTLVVACAFAYSRIRASHYGIALRAMHDSEDATRVVGVNSTLLKGAMLLVSAFMAGLFGAFNAHYINFLEPDYAFNSLWVTLPIVAAIFGGYRTILGPVLGAVAVYLVDQLIFKSLIPTGHQLVLGVLLVAMIVFSPNGLLPLLQKWLKKALVKENAHA, encoded by the coding sequence ATGAAGCGCTCAACACTGATTTCAACGGCCGGTTTGCTGCTGGCCGCGTATATCGCCGTGCCGCTGGCCCTGGGCGGCAACCAGTATGTGATGAGCATGGTGGTGGCGGCCCTGATCATCGGCGGCGTGGCCATGTCCTGGGCCCTGCTCGGCAACTTGGGCGGCATGGTCAGCTTCGGCCATGCGGCCTTCTTCGGCGTAGGCGCGTATGTCTCCGCCCTCACTACCGTGAAACTGGGCTTGCCCGTGTTTGCCGCCATGCTGCTGGGCGGCGCGGGCGCTGCCATCGCCGCCGTCATCATGCTGCCCGTGCTGCGCCTGCGCGGGCCGTACTTTGCGCTGGCCATCCTCGCCTACGCCCACATCTTCCGCATCCTGGCCACGGAATGGAGCTCCGTCACGGGCGGCGCCGGCGGCATCAACAATATACCGACCTTGCCCACCGTCTTCGGCTTCGATTTGGCCAGCAAGACGGGCGCCTACCTGGTGGTGCTGACCCTGGTGGTGGCATGCGCGTTTGCCTACAGCCGTATCCGCGCCAGCCACTACGGCATCGCCCTGCGCGCCATGCACGACAGCGAAGACGCCACGCGCGTCGTCGGCGTCAACAGCACCTTGCTGAAAGGCGCCATGCTGCTGGTGTCGGCCTTCATGGCGGGCCTGTTCGGCGCCTTCAACGCCCACTATATCAACTTCCTGGAACCGGACTACGCCTTCAACAGCCTGTGGGTGACGTTGCCGATCGTGGCGGCCATCTTCGGCGGCTACCGCACGATACTCGGTCCCGTGCTGGGCGCCGTGGCGGTCTACCTGGTCGACCAGCTGATCTTCAAGTCGCTGATCCCCACAGGCCACCAGCTGGTGCTAGGCGTGCTGCTGGTAGCGATGATCGTCTTCAGTCCGAACGGCTTGCTGCCGCTGCTGCAAAAATGGCTGAAAAAAGCGCTGGTCAAGGAGAACGCACATGCTTGA
- a CDS encoding ABC transporter ATP-binding protein — MLELDNVSVRFGGLTAVDSVTLKVGSHDVIGLVGANGAGKTTLFNAISGLVRPTSGSIRFEGRDIMATPMYQRARLGLGRTFQIPQPMHELTVRENLIVAQRFGTGKVDMRKIDEILDFTSLADKAGRDAASELALTELKALEVAKALATNPKLLLLDEVLAGLETNGKRRFMGMLKDLHAAFGVGIVMIEHDIETISNLCQRVAVLNFGQLIADGTPDAVFRDPAVIESYTGAAHA; from the coding sequence ATGCTTGAACTCGATAATGTCTCCGTGCGCTTCGGCGGCCTGACGGCCGTCGATTCCGTCACGTTAAAAGTAGGCAGCCACGACGTGATCGGCCTGGTGGGCGCGAATGGCGCCGGCAAGACCACCCTGTTCAATGCGATCTCCGGCCTGGTGCGCCCCACCAGCGGCAGCATCCGCTTCGAGGGGCGCGACATCATGGCCACGCCCATGTACCAGCGCGCACGCCTTGGGCTGGGCCGCACCTTCCAGATTCCGCAGCCCATGCATGAATTGACGGTTCGCGAAAACCTGATCGTGGCGCAGCGCTTCGGTACCGGCAAGGTGGACATGCGCAAGATCGATGAAATCCTCGACTTCACCAGCCTGGCGGACAAGGCCGGGCGCGACGCGGCCAGCGAACTGGCGCTGACGGAACTGAAAGCGCTGGAAGTGGCCAAGGCGCTGGCCACCAATCCGAAGCTGCTGCTGCTCGACGAAGTGCTGGCCGGCCTGGAAACGAACGGCAAGCGCCGTTTCATGGGCATGCTCAAGGATTTGCACGCGGCCTTTGGCGTGGGCATCGTCATGATCGAGCACGATATCGAGACCATCAGCAATCTGTGCCAGCGCGTGGCCGTGCTCAATTTTGGCCAGCTGATCGCCGACGGCACGCCCGATGCCGTGTTCCGCGATCCGGCCGTCATCGAAAGCTATACGGGAGCCGCCCATGCTTGA
- the lepB gene encoding signal peptidase I → MSTWMRANKGFLMFLLLFGVFRTAVADWNPIPSASMRPNLLEGDVVFVNRLAFNLKVPLTDIVLQRLGEPQRGDIVTFSSPKDGTRLIKRIIALPGDTVEMRNEELVINGQPAQYTALDTAPETIAHVGQLTAQRINERNQTEQHHIQVLPQIAGARRSFAPVTVPADHFMMLGDNRDNSADSRYFGFVPRALLIGKAERILVSANIGEHWQPRLQRFGMKLE, encoded by the coding sequence ATGAGCACATGGATGCGCGCCAACAAAGGTTTTTTGATGTTCCTCCTGCTCTTCGGCGTGTTCCGCACCGCCGTGGCGGACTGGAATCCGATACCGTCGGCGTCGATGCGCCCCAACCTACTCGAAGGCGATGTGGTCTTCGTCAACCGCCTCGCCTTCAACCTGAAAGTGCCGCTCACCGATATCGTGCTGCAGCGCCTGGGCGAACCGCAGCGGGGCGACATCGTCACCTTTTCTTCGCCGAAAGACGGCACACGCCTGATCAAGCGCATCATCGCCCTGCCCGGCGACACGGTGGAAATGCGCAATGAAGAGCTGGTCATCAATGGCCAGCCCGCGCAGTACACGGCGCTCGACACGGCGCCAGAAACCATCGCCCACGTGGGCCAGCTGACGGCGCAGCGCATCAACGAACGCAACCAGACCGAGCAGCACCACATCCAGGTCTTGCCGCAAATCGCAGGCGCGCGGCGCAGCTTTGCCCCCGTGACGGTGCCGGCCGACCACTTTATGATGTTGGGGGATAACCGCGACAACAGCGCCGACTCGCGTTACTTCGGCTTCGTGCCGCGCGCATTGCTGATCGGCAAGGCCGAGCGCATCCTCGTCTCGGCCAATATCGGCGAGCATTGGCAGCCGCGGCTGCAGCGTTTCGGCATGAAGCTGGAATAA
- a CDS encoding NAD-dependent protein deacetylase — MQNFPSASLQAASDDPALDQLAQFLQRHPDVLLLTGAGISTASGIPAYRDTEGVRRGNAPVQGPDFRRQEAVRRRYWARSMVGWPTLARAAPNPGHLAIAHLAQRRRIGGLVTQNVDGLHQQAGSPAVTELHGSIHGVVCLDCHTRHTRRLIQDQLEHDNPQLLGATATPAPDGDALLEPSQLATFHVPVCPRCGGTLQPDVVFFGDGVPSSCAAEAERKMMEAGAMLVVGSSVMVYSSFRLCRMAAETGKPVAAINLGKTRADHLLAFKTEAPAQDILPAIAAMLG; from the coding sequence ATGCAAAACTTTCCCTCAGCCAGCTTGCAAGCCGCCAGCGACGATCCTGCCTTGGATCAACTGGCACAGTTCCTGCAGCGCCATCCCGACGTGCTGCTGCTGACGGGCGCCGGCATCAGCACGGCGTCCGGCATTCCCGCTTACCGCGACACGGAAGGCGTGCGGCGCGGCAACGCGCCCGTGCAAGGCCCCGATTTTCGCCGCCAGGAAGCCGTGCGCCGCCGCTACTGGGCGCGCAGCATGGTGGGCTGGCCGACCCTGGCGCGCGCCGCGCCCAATCCCGGTCACCTGGCCATCGCGCATTTGGCCCAGCGCCGGAGAATAGGCGGCCTGGTCACGCAAAACGTGGATGGCCTGCATCAGCAGGCCGGCAGCCCAGCCGTCACGGAGTTGCACGGCAGCATACATGGCGTGGTGTGCCTCGATTGCCATACGCGCCATACGCGTCGCCTGATCCAGGATCAGCTCGAACACGACAATCCGCAGCTGCTGGGCGCCACTGCCACACCGGCGCCCGATGGCGACGCCTTGCTGGAGCCGTCGCAACTGGCCACTTTCCACGTGCCAGTGTGTCCCCGCTGCGGAGGCACCCTGCAGCCGGACGTGGTGTTTTTCGGCGATGGCGTGCCCTCGTCCTGCGCGGCCGAAGCCGAGCGCAAGATGATGGAAGCTGGCGCCATGCTGGTGGTAGGCTCATCGGTCATGGTGTATTCGAGCTTTCGCCTGTGCCGCATGGCGGCCGAAACGGGCAAGCCCGTGGCCGCCATCAATCTGGGCAAGACGCGCGCCGACCATTTGCTGGCCTTCAAGACCGAAGCCCCGGCACAGGACATCTTGCCAGCGATAGCGGCCATGCTGGGCTGA
- a CDS encoding VOC family protein, with amino-acid sequence MLSHICLGTNDFPRAYAFYTALMGELDLIEKFHDPAQPWAGWMAKDAPRPLFVLTAPHDGLPATPGNGQMTALLAACRAQVNGSYQAVLALGAVCEGPPGLRPHYHADYYGAYFRDLDGNKLCVCCHAGE; translated from the coding sequence ATGCTGTCCCATATTTGCCTCGGTACCAACGACTTTCCCCGCGCCTACGCTTTCTACACGGCCCTGATGGGAGAACTCGATCTGATCGAGAAATTTCATGATCCGGCCCAACCCTGGGCGGGCTGGATGGCGAAGGATGCACCGCGCCCCCTGTTCGTGCTGACAGCGCCGCATGACGGCTTGCCGGCGACTCCCGGCAATGGGCAGATGACGGCCTTGCTGGCGGCCTGCCGCGCCCAGGTGAACGGCAGTTACCAGGCCGTGCTGGCGCTGGGCGCCGTGTGCGAAGGACCGCCCGGCTTGCGCCCCCATTACCACGCCGATTACTATGGCGCCTACTTCCGCGACCTCGACGGCAACAAACTGTGCGTCTGCTGCCACGCTGGGGAATGA
- a CDS encoding branched-chain amino acid ABC transporter permease: MTELILQALYSGLLQGGSYALIALGLALVFGTMKVINLAHGELVLLAAYIAYSVESGLGLGPMFAIPLALVIVSLTSVGVYLIVSRIKKDREINSLILTYGIGVILTNFILLVWKADIRSTSSSWLQEGIEIGPFFSMRSEVIFFGVSLVLMAALWRWLSTSWYGRAVRAVSSNRDAAKLMGIDPGRTELVSFLVAGILAAFAGVALFSYGVIQPAYGGALTVKAFIITVLAGIGSIPGVLIAAVLLGVAEALTVTLASSALQELSGMVLFLLVLFIMPNGLFGAQRRRG, from the coding sequence ATGACAGAATTAATCTTGCAGGCCTTGTATTCGGGCTTGCTGCAGGGCGGCTCCTACGCCCTGATCGCACTGGGACTGGCGCTGGTCTTCGGCACCATGAAAGTGATCAACCTGGCGCACGGCGAACTGGTGCTGCTGGCCGCCTACATCGCCTACAGCGTGGAATCCGGCCTGGGCCTGGGGCCCATGTTCGCCATTCCCCTCGCGCTGGTGATCGTCAGCCTGACGTCGGTCGGCGTCTACCTGATCGTCAGCCGCATCAAGAAAGACCGCGAAATCAATTCGCTGATCCTCACCTACGGCATTGGCGTGATCCTCACCAATTTCATCCTGCTCGTATGGAAGGCCGATATCCGCTCGACGTCATCGAGCTGGCTGCAGGAAGGCATCGAGATCGGCCCCTTCTTCAGCATGCGCAGCGAAGTGATTTTCTTCGGCGTCAGCCTGGTGCTGATGGCGGCCCTGTGGCGCTGGCTGTCCACCAGCTGGTATGGCCGCGCCGTGCGCGCCGTTTCCAGCAACCGCGATGCGGCCAAGCTGATGGGCATCGACCCGGGCCGCACGGAACTGGTTTCCTTTTTAGTCGCCGGTATCCTGGCCGCCTTCGCCGGTGTCGCCCTGTTCAGCTATGGCGTGATCCAGCCCGCCTACGGCGGCGCACTGACGGTGAAAGCCTTCATCATCACGGTATTGGCCGGCATCGGTTCCATCCCCGGCGTGCTGATCGCCGCCGTGCTGCTGGGCGTGGCCGAAGCGCTGACCGTCACCCTGGCCAGCTCCGCGCTGCAGGAATTGTCCGGCATGGTGCTGTTCCTGCTGGTGCTGTTCATCATGCCGAACGGCTTGTTCGGCGCACAACGGAGGCGCGGATGA
- a CDS encoding alpha/beta hydrolase, translating into MQEQFVSITADELQMDGVLEMPERPVGIVLFAHGAGADSDYLGASSHATSQDFLRAGIATLRFDQGGVGPGGGSNGHAYFVRSDIVLLARQLEKALGWLQMDASTRRLPCGLYGYGTSAAVVMQLAAWRSAEIAALAVCDGQVEMAGKAALENVRVPSLLIVGGRDPDVAGLNRMAFATLRCDKQLEQIAAPGGPDTRHQAALLATDWYTRHFNGHTSTAQ; encoded by the coding sequence ATGCAAGAACAATTTGTCAGCATCACGGCCGATGAACTTCAAATGGACGGCGTGCTTGAAATGCCCGAGCGACCGGTGGGCATCGTCCTGTTTGCCCACGGCGCGGGCGCCGACAGCGACTACCTGGGCGCCTCCAGCCACGCCACCTCTCAGGATTTTCTGCGGGCGGGTATCGCCACCCTGCGCTTCGACCAGGGCGGTGTCGGGCCAGGCGGCGGCAGCAATGGCCACGCTTATTTCGTGCGCAGCGATATCGTGCTGCTGGCGCGCCAGCTGGAAAAGGCCCTGGGCTGGCTGCAAATGGACGCTTCCACGCGGCGCTTGCCCTGCGGCCTGTATGGTTATGGCACCAGCGCGGCCGTGGTGATGCAGCTGGCGGCCTGGCGCAGTGCGGAAATCGCCGCGCTGGCCGTCTGCGATGGCCAGGTGGAAATGGCGGGCAAAGCGGCGCTGGAAAACGTGCGCGTGCCATCCTTGCTGATCGTGGGCGGGCGCGATCCCGACGTGGCCGGCCTGAACCGCATGGCTTTCGCCACCTTGCGTTGCGACAAACAACTGGAACAGATCGCCGCCCCCGGCGGGCCCGACACGCGCCACCAGGCCGCCTTGCTGGCCACGGACTGGTACACGCGCCATTTCAACGGGCATACCAGCACGGCGCAATAG
- a CDS encoding HDOD domain-containing protein — MGWIGKLLNGGDEKNKAAAVTAAAAPEMARQPATITEIDAIYYRWLAAAGSAQASAQAEQQILDELTRLAREPIAGAALVPRIPAIIPQLMRTLQNENMSAAELSRQLAQDVLLVAEVYREANRPRYHSRYNASPSINNMEGAIMLLGQNGMRMLLARVAFRPIVSMQSGGLTIRTAPLIWRQSEKCALAANLVAPAMQANAFDAYLAGLMANVGLVVAFRLIDQMHAPDAFPQSDAFIAQVFAQARILSVRIAELWEFPESVTNAIEHAGVDAHADADPQAQALALGDRLSKLRMLVDTGRFPADDPFVMAGLGKSELLVFDKLADDEDDEE, encoded by the coding sequence ATGGGTTGGATAGGAAAATTACTGAACGGCGGCGACGAAAAAAACAAGGCTGCGGCGGTCACGGCAGCGGCGGCGCCCGAGATGGCACGGCAGCCAGCCACCATCACCGAAATCGATGCCATCTACTACCGCTGGCTGGCGGCCGCCGGTTCGGCGCAGGCTTCCGCTCAGGCGGAACAGCAGATTCTGGACGAATTGACGCGCCTGGCCCGTGAACCGATCGCCGGTGCCGCGCTGGTGCCGCGCATTCCAGCCATCATTCCGCAGTTGATGCGGACCTTGCAAAATGAAAATATGAGCGCGGCCGAGCTGTCGCGCCAGCTGGCCCAGGACGTGCTGCTGGTCGCCGAGGTCTACCGCGAAGCGAACCGGCCCCGCTACCATTCGCGCTACAACGCCAGCCCGTCGATCAACAACATGGAAGGCGCCATCATGCTGCTCGGGCAAAACGGCATGCGCATGCTGCTCGCCCGCGTCGCCTTCCGCCCCATCGTCAGCATGCAAAGCGGCGGGTTGACCATACGCACGGCGCCCCTGATCTGGCGCCAGTCCGAGAAATGCGCGCTGGCGGCCAACCTGGTCGCGCCGGCCATGCAGGCCAACGCCTTCGACGCCTATCTGGCGGGATTGATGGCCAATGTCGGCCTGGTGGTGGCGTTCCGCCTGATCGACCAGATGCATGCGCCCGATGCCTTCCCGCAATCGGACGCCTTCATTGCCCAGGTGTTTGCGCAAGCGCGCATCCTGTCGGTACGGATCGCCGAATTATGGGAGTTTCCCGAGTCCGTGACCAATGCGATCGAGCATGCCGGCGTCGATGCCCACGCCGATGCGGATCCGCAGGCGCAAGCGCTGGCGCTGGGCGACCGCTTGAGCAAGCTGCGCATGCTGGTCGATACCGGCCGTTTTCCTGCCGACGATCCCTTCGTGATGGCCGGACTCGGCAAGAGTGAACTGCTGGTGTTCGACAAGCTGGCCGACGACGAGGACGACGAGGAGTGA